In the genome of Vibrio sp. 16, one region contains:
- a CDS encoding DUF1566 domain-containing protein: protein MKTQLTLLAAAVMLAGCGGSGGSDESAPTYTLSGTVKAQSIQGNEKVCADLNQDFVCGSGEPSTTASNGQYSITSTSKAILENPIVVEIDTGSTALNTRADAANQTAILVAPAQNKLAGNDISAVSTLVAGYVASGESLATSVARVESHFKALGLPSDDIMQQVDDAAFQTLEKNILTLTSAMEESKRNDQVFALAVQLDDQTTTLGKELLTDQSAKAMMVKLASQITLSQIAYRDHNDTGITSYVTDGGYVDQSPADYPGQDADFGHDKNDGGFKFVKLDASGKALSEDAAEWSCVQDQRSGLIWESKLDNAGSPRHFDRLFAYQESGVIEPYIEDINILGCRSTDNICTTEEYVNYLNKEAVCGITNWRLPTSHEVYNLIDFGETETDADNQVYGFTKQFFPLQSKASYYETGVIWTKFASFSEYSDQAAANGHFFNAIETRGESRGSISPQEIYTSETPTDNSDSYQFAVRLVAYPENK, encoded by the coding sequence ATGAAAACTCAACTTACTTTGCTTGCCGCAGCTGTGATGTTAGCAGGTTGTGGTGGCTCAGGAGGCTCTGATGAGAGTGCTCCAACCTATACTCTTTCCGGAACAGTGAAAGCACAGTCTATTCAAGGCAATGAAAAAGTATGTGCTGACCTGAACCAAGACTTTGTGTGCGGTTCAGGTGAGCCAAGCACGACAGCCAGCAATGGTCAGTACTCCATTACCAGTACGAGCAAGGCCATTTTGGAAAACCCAATCGTGGTTGAAATTGACACAGGTTCGACGGCGCTGAACACGCGCGCGGATGCTGCTAACCAAACCGCGATCTTGGTTGCGCCGGCGCAGAACAAATTAGCGGGCAACGATATCAGTGCGGTGTCGACCCTAGTGGCTGGGTACGTAGCTTCTGGTGAGAGCTTAGCAACGTCAGTGGCTCGCGTAGAATCACACTTTAAAGCACTGGGTTTACCTTCAGACGACATCATGCAGCAAGTTGACGACGCAGCGTTTCAGACTCTGGAAAAAAACATTCTTACGCTAACCAGTGCGATGGAAGAGTCTAAGCGAAACGATCAAGTGTTTGCGTTGGCGGTTCAACTTGATGACCAGACCACCACGTTAGGCAAAGAGTTGTTAACGGATCAAAGCGCGAAAGCGATGATGGTCAAACTCGCTTCTCAGATTACGTTATCTCAAATTGCATACCGTGATCACAATGATACCGGGATTACATCTTATGTGACTGATGGTGGTTATGTGGATCAATCACCAGCCGATTACCCGGGTCAAGATGCCGACTTTGGTCATGATAAAAACGATGGCGGCTTTAAATTTGTGAAGCTGGATGCGTCAGGCAAAGCACTCTCTGAAGACGCTGCCGAGTGGTCGTGTGTACAGGATCAACGCAGTGGTTTGATTTGGGAATCGAAGCTAGATAACGCAGGCTCTCCACGCCATTTTGATCGTCTGTTTGCTTACCAAGAAAGTGGAGTGATTGAACCTTACATCGAAGACATTAACATCTTAGGTTGTCGCAGTACGGACAACATCTGTACCACAGAAGAGTACGTGAATTACCTAAACAAAGAGGCGGTGTGTGGCATCACCAACTGGCGTTTACCGACCTCCCATGAAGTATATAACTTGATTGATTTCGGTGAGACAGAAACGGACGCGGACAACCAAGTCTACGGTTTTACCAAGCAGTTTTTCCCGCTGCAAAGCAAAGCGAGTTACTACGAAACGGGCGTGATTTGGACCAAGTTCGCATCGTTCTCTGAGTACTCGGATCAAGCCGCAGCGAATGGACACTTCTTTAATGCGATTGAGACTCGAGGTGAATCTCGTGGTTCGATTTCACCGCAAGAAATATACACCAGCGAGACGCCAACGGATAACTCCGACTCTTATCAATTTGCGGTTCGTTTAGTGGCATACCCGGAGAACAAATAA